One genomic window of Saccopteryx bilineata isolate mSacBil1 chromosome 4, mSacBil1_pri_phased_curated, whole genome shotgun sequence includes the following:
- the BUD31 gene encoding protein BUD31 homolog, with protein MPKVKRSRKAPPDGWELIEPTLDELDQKMREAETEPHEGKRKVESLWPIFRIHHQKTRYIFDLFYKRKAISRELYEYCIKEGYADKNLIAKWKKQGYENLCCLRCIQTRDTNFGTNCICRVPKSKLEVGRIIECTHCGCRGCSG; from the exons ATGCCTAAAGTCAAAAGAAGCCGGAAGGCTCCCCCAGATGGCTGGGAGTTGATCGAGCCAACACTGGATGAATTGGATCAGAAGATGAGAGAAG CTGAAACAGAACCTcatgaaggaaagaggaaagtggAATCTCTGTGGCCTATTTTCAGGATCCACCACCAGAAAACCCGCTATATTTTTGACCTCTTCTACAAGCGGAAAGCCATAAGCAGAG AACTATATGAATATTGTATTAAAGAAGGCTATGCAGACAAAAACCTGATTGCAAAATGGAAAAAGCAGGGGTATGAGAACTTATGCTGCCTGCGGTGCATTCAGACACGGGACACCAATTTTGGGACAAACTGCATTTGCCGGGTCCCCAAAAGCAAGCTGGAAGTG GGCCGAATCATCGAGTGCACGCACTGTGGCTGCCGTGGCTGCTCTGGCTGA